Part of the Egibacteraceae bacterium genome is shown below.
TGCCGCTGCTGGGGGCGGGGATCATCATGCTGATCCCGCGGCGCAGCGAGGAAACCGCCAAGCCGGTCGCGCTCCTGGTCTCGCTCGTGGGCTTCGTGCTGTCGCTCGCGATCCTGGGGACGTACTACCTCGGCGACGTGCGCGGGGCGGGTGAGGCGCTGGCGTTCCACGTCGACATCCCGTGGATCGCGGCGATCGGCGCGAACTACCACGTCGGCATCGACGGGATCAGCCTGCCCCTGTTCGTGCTGTCCTACCTGCTCACCTTCCTCTGCTCGATCTACGCCTACCAGCACATCGAGGAGCCCGGTCGCCCCCGC
Proteins encoded:
- a CDS encoding proton-conducting transporter membrane subunit — translated: MWENWAISVTVFLPLLGAGIIMLIPRRSEETAKPVALLVSLVGFVLSLAILGTYYLGDVRGAGEALAFHVDIPWIAAIGANYHVGIDGISLPLFVLSYLLTFLCSIYAYQHIEEPGRPRAFLALMLLLQTGMAGTFIAFDLVLFFVFWELVLVPMYFMIGIWGGPRREYAAVKFFLYTLFGSVFML